The Methylomagnum ishizawai genome has a window encoding:
- a CDS encoding PilZ domain-containing protein, translating into MYANRRQHYRRPFRSTALVIRQGGSPQLCVRDLSLDGCGGYFNGDPLLEAGSVVRMKLPSLDLEVWATLTRLTRLDKGRYYAGFHFDPSTRKPV; encoded by the coding sequence ATGTATGCAAATCGTAGACAACATTATCGTCGGCCTTTCAGGTCCACCGCCTTGGTCATCCGCCAGGGGGGCTCGCCGCAATTATGCGTACGGGATTTGTCCTTGGATGGTTGCGGCGGTTATTTCAACGGTGATCCCCTGCTGGAGGCCGGCAGCGTGGTGCGGATGAAACTGCCCAGCCTGGACCTCGAAGTCTGGGCTACCTTGACCCGGCTCACGCGCCTCGACAAAGGCCGGTATTATGCCGGTTTCCATTTCGACCCTTCGACCCGCAAGCCGGTCTAG
- the vapC gene encoding type II toxin-antitoxin system tRNA(fMet)-specific endonuclease VapC, which translates to MPKLYILDTDTCSFVIRNKPPEARQRMNSVPLDQQVISIVTYAELLYGVRRSSSAKVNRGVVENFVRHLGILDWNRAAAERYAELRTQLEAAGTPIGAMDMMIAAHALSLDAVVVTNNERHFRRVPGLVVENWLTEIPVPGL; encoded by the coding sequence ATGCCGAAGCTCTACATCCTCGACACGGATACCTGTTCGTTCGTCATCAGGAACAAGCCGCCCGAAGCCCGGCAGCGCATGAACTCGGTGCCTTTGGACCAGCAGGTCATTTCCATCGTGACCTATGCCGAGTTGCTATATGGCGTGCGGCGTTCTTCCAGCGCCAAGGTCAACCGCGGGGTGGTCGAAAATTTTGTGCGCCACCTGGGCATCCTGGATTGGAACCGCGCCGCCGCCGAGCGCTATGCCGAGTTGCGGACCCAGTTGGAAGCCGCCGGTACGCCCATCGGGGCCATGGACATGATGATCGCGGCGCACGCCCTGAGCTTGGACGCGGTGGTCGTGACCAACAACGAGCGGCATTTCCGTAGGGTGCCGGGGTTGGTGGTGGAGAACTGGCTGACCGAAATACCCGTACCCGGCTTGTAA
- the rtcR gene encoding RNA repair transcriptional activator RtcR: MKNLVVIGFIGTQLDAGRAAGRWERWRPSVALTQREDLEVHRFELLYTPRHLSLVEQIVADIAAVSPETLVRPVALDIADPWDFGEVYAALFDFASGYSFDTQAEDYWVHITTGTHVAQICLFLMAEARYLPGPLLQTSPPKRQGVGEVGGYALIDLDLSKYDAIAQRFARAQQDAIALLKSGIATRNPQFNRVITEIEQVAVRSKAPILLMGPTGAGKSFLARRVFELKKARRQVAGGFVEVNCATLRGDGAASALFGHVKGAFTGAMAERGGLLRAADGGVLFLDEIGELGLDEQAMLLKAIEDKTFYPVGGDREVGSDFQLIAGTNRDLRREVLAGRFREDLFARINLWTYELPGLAQRPEDIEPNLDFFLARHSAELGHRVRFSAEARRKYLAFAQSPAAKWRGNFRDLGASVMRLATLAEGGRIAESLVETEIARLRALWEPVADGGRAGCLLTPEAWAGLDWFDRLQLEAVIGVCREAASLSDAGRRLFAVSRNQRASPNDADRLRKYLARFGLDWQAVKAGTT, translated from the coding sequence ATGAAGAACCTTGTCGTCATCGGCTTCATCGGCACCCAGCTCGACGCGGGCAGGGCCGCCGGGCGCTGGGAAAGGTGGCGTCCCAGCGTGGCCCTGACCCAGCGCGAAGACTTGGAAGTCCACCGCTTCGAACTGCTCTACACGCCGCGGCACCTGTCCCTGGTCGAACAAATCGTGGCCGATATCGCCGCCGTTTCGCCGGAAACCCTGGTCCGGCCCGTGGCGCTGGACATCGCCGATCCTTGGGATTTCGGCGAGGTCTACGCGGCGCTGTTCGATTTCGCCAGCGGCTACAGCTTCGATACCCAAGCCGAGGACTATTGGGTCCACATCACCACCGGCACCCATGTCGCCCAAATCTGCTTATTTCTAATGGCCGAAGCCCGCTACCTGCCCGGCCCCTTGCTGCAAACCTCCCCGCCCAAGCGCCAAGGCGTGGGCGAAGTCGGCGGCTATGCCCTGATCGACCTCGATCTTTCCAAATACGACGCCATCGCCCAACGCTTCGCCCGCGCCCAGCAAGACGCCATCGCCCTGCTCAAATCCGGCATCGCCACCCGCAACCCGCAATTCAACCGGGTCATCACCGAGATCGAACAGGTGGCCGTGCGTTCCAAGGCACCGATCCTGTTGATGGGACCGACCGGCGCGGGCAAATCCTTCCTGGCGCGGCGGGTGTTCGAGTTGAAGAAGGCGCGGCGGCAGGTGGCGGGCGGTTTCGTCGAGGTGAATTGCGCCACCCTGCGCGGCGATGGCGCGGCCTCGGCCTTGTTCGGCCATGTCAAGGGCGCGTTCACCGGGGCGATGGCGGAACGCGGCGGCTTGTTGCGGGCGGCGGATGGCGGCGTGTTGTTCCTGGACGAAATCGGCGAACTGGGCCTGGACGAACAAGCCATGCTGCTCAAGGCCATCGAGGACAAGACCTTCTATCCAGTGGGCGGGGACCGCGAAGTCGGCAGCGATTTCCAGTTGATCGCCGGGACCAACCGCGATTTGCGGCGGGAAGTGCTGGCCGGGCGGTTCCGGGAGGATTTGTTCGCCCGCATCAACCTGTGGACCTACGAACTACCCGGACTGGCCCAACGCCCCGAGGATATCGAGCCGAATTTGGATTTCTTCCTGGCCCGGCATTCGGCGGAACTCGGCCACCGGGTGCGGTTCAGCGCCGAGGCCCGGCGCAAATACCTGGCGTTCGCGCAGTCGCCCGCCGCCAAGTGGCGCGGCAATTTCCGCGACCTGGGCGCTTCGGTGATGCGGCTGGCGACCCTGGCCGAGGGCGGGCGGATCGCCGAAAGCCTGGTGGAAACGGAAATCGCCCGGCTGCGGGCCTTGTGGGAGCCGGTGGCGGACGGGGGCCGGGCCGGGTGTTTGCTGACACCGGAAGCCTGGGCGGGACTCGATTGGTTCGACCGGCTGCAACTGGAAGCGGTGATCGGCGTGTGCCGGGAAGCGGCCAGCCTGTCGGACGCGGGGCGGCGGCTGTTCGCCGTGTCCCGGAATCAACGCGCCAGCCCCAACGACGCCGACCGGCTGCGGAAATATCTGGCGCGGTTCGGGCTGGATTGGCAGGCGGTCAAGGCCGGGACCACGTGA
- a CDS encoding YecA family protein, translating into MTTIASIDELDRFLSSTAMPEHGLNLHGLDGLCAALALSPEPVPAGEWLAWAWDSEAGAQRPGFADAEQEQRLTRQILTHYERVKDAIKEQRFAPHPTPADGDAVQDAQRWCQGFVTGMSLSPDPWDKLLDRHSEMLSPMLLLGTERGCKTISQSGTRFEEVAAALPAAVAALHAHFAAQTSPVRKAEGKVGRNEACPCGSGKKYKKCCG; encoded by the coding sequence ATGACCACCATCGCTTCCATCGACGAACTCGACCGCTTCCTCTCTTCCACCGCGATGCCGGAACACGGCCTGAACCTGCACGGACTCGACGGCCTGTGCGCCGCGCTGGCCCTCTCGCCCGAGCCCGTGCCGGCCGGGGAATGGCTGGCCTGGGCCTGGGACAGCGAGGCGGGCGCGCAGCGGCCTGGGTTCGCCGACGCCGAGCAGGAACAACGCCTCACCCGGCAAATCCTCACCCATTATGAGCGGGTCAAGGACGCCATCAAGGAACAACGCTTCGCGCCGCATCCCACCCCCGCCGACGGCGATGCGGTCCAAGACGCGCAGCGCTGGTGCCAGGGCTTCGTGACCGGCATGTCGCTGTCCCCCGACCCTTGGGACAAGCTCCTGGACCGCCACAGCGAAATGCTCTCGCCCATGCTGTTGCTGGGCACCGAGCGCGGCTGCAAAACCATCTCGCAGAGCGGCACCCGCTTCGAGGAAGTCGCCGCCGCCCTGCCCGCCGCGGTCGCCGCCCTCCACGCCCATTTCGCCGCCCAAACCAGCCCGGTACGCAAAGCGGAAGGCAAGGTGGGCCGCAACGAAGCCTGTCCTTGCGGTTCCGGCAAGAAATACAAGAAGTGCTGCGGGTAA
- the recB gene encoding exodeoxyribonuclease V subunit beta: MAISPNPEFNVYQAELSGLTLVEASAGTGKTWTISGLYTRLILDSGLSVDQILVVTYTKAATAELQDRIRKRLRDVLAALETGDANGDEFCRAMLERHAPAQELAVRRLTRAIGGFDQAAVFTIHGFCQRLLSESAFESGSDFDCEILPNETELLREIVDDFWRCEVYPASEAWAGFLLEQKQSPDLWLGEIAGHVGKPFLKVLGAEEMADTAALEAAFHAAMRRTALAWHRDRAGIAALLLGHRGFNGKKITAAKLKLWLAEADAYLAPWPLDGMAGLPSLALPEGVGKLGAATLAACMNKGHEPPQHPFCQACQDLLNTAERLRTAYTTRLMALKPRLLRYCDEELERRKTLARLFSYNDLLNRLATALDAEQGERLAATIRRRYQAALIDEFQDTDPVQYRIFRRVYGDGGQPVFFVGDPKQAIYGFRGADVFSYLEARRAGNIRRGTLMHNQRSEPGLIRAVNALFLGRERPFLLDDIPYPAVAPAHRARDPLQIAGDGGEPLRFLMLPAEQDEDGAPVPLGKGAAASLAAEGAAHAIARLLRGAAAGHNRLGGRPLDGGDIAVLVATHHQARQVEAALRLCGVPSVRQGQDNVFESGEALELERVLRAIASPGRESLMKAALATELMGYSANAIHRLQQDEPGWEKLFERFQTYHQLWLREGFMPMFRRWFEEAGVTRNLPDYRDGERRLTNLLHLAELLQVESRRKAGIDTLLTWFGHTLRQAAKADEAAQLRLESDAQRVKIVTVHTSKGLEYPIVFCPFAWDGRLMQRLATAILFHDGCEPVLDLGSPQIETHRAQAVLEEMSEKLRLLYVALTRAIYRCYVVWGDVRNGRDPGEGLHTTALGWLLHGNPEIDAAADPAAALEQRLAQGGHPLILGDVQAFAAKLDGGASVDPLDRVPSSYRAADIDPAPELAARGFSRTGLYPSWRMSSFTGLATGRHSEDPDYDLSAEPDTEDEEAAGDSMFAFPRGAKAGTCLHAILEDWDFTHPDGDKLGELVKRKLKAHGLDEAWTATVRKNIETLLATPLNKEGVLLGAIPPEKRLVEMEFTYTIRGGAARRFQQLLENPEHGCDPRFAQAARHLDFKHIEGYMKGFIDLVFEAGGRYYLADYKSNWLGNAYAKYAPARLGAAIARDHYYLQYLIYTVALHRYLGQRLPGYDYGRDFGGVFYLFLRGIKPGQKTGIYWDRPGLALVEGLSGVIG; the protein is encoded by the coding sequence ATGGCAATCTCGCCCAACCCTGAATTCAACGTCTACCAAGCCGAACTTTCCGGGCTGACCCTGGTCGAGGCCAGCGCCGGTACCGGCAAAACCTGGACCATTTCCGGACTCTATACCCGCTTGATCCTGGACTCCGGCTTGAGCGTGGATCAAATCCTGGTCGTCACCTACACCAAAGCCGCCACCGCCGAGCTACAGGACCGTATCCGCAAACGTCTCAGGGACGTACTGGCAGCGTTGGAAACCGGCGATGCCAATGGCGACGAATTCTGCCGCGCCATGCTCGAACGCCACGCCCCGGCCCAGGAACTGGCGGTCCGGCGCTTGACCCGCGCCATCGGCGGTTTCGACCAGGCGGCGGTGTTCACCATCCATGGCTTCTGCCAGCGGCTCCTGAGCGAGAGCGCCTTCGAGTCAGGCAGCGATTTCGATTGCGAAATCCTGCCCAACGAAACCGAGTTGCTGCGCGAAATCGTCGATGATTTTTGGCGGTGCGAAGTCTATCCCGCCTCGGAAGCCTGGGCCGGGTTCCTGCTCGAACAAAAGCAATCGCCCGATCTCTGGCTGGGGGAAATCGCCGGGCATGTCGGCAAGCCCTTTTTGAAAGTGCTGGGCGCGGAGGAAATGGCCGATACGGCGGCGCTGGAAGCCGCCTTCCACGCCGCCATGCGGCGGACCGCCCTGGCTTGGCATCGAGACCGGGCGGGCATTGCGGCGCTTTTGCTCGGCCATCGCGGCTTCAATGGCAAGAAGATCACCGCCGCCAAGCTCAAGCTGTGGCTGGCCGAGGCCGACGCCTATCTCGCGCCCTGGCCGCTGGACGGTATGGCGGGCCTCCCTAGCCTCGCCCTGCCCGAAGGCGTCGGCAAACTGGGCGCGGCCACGCTGGCGGCCTGCATGAACAAGGGCCATGAGCCGCCACAGCATCCGTTCTGCCAAGCTTGCCAAGATTTGCTGAACACCGCCGAGCGTTTGCGTACCGCCTACACCACCCGGCTCATGGCGCTGAAACCGCGTTTGCTGCGCTACTGCGATGAAGAGTTGGAGCGGCGCAAGACCCTGGCCCGGCTGTTCTCCTACAACGATCTGCTGAACCGGCTGGCGACGGCGCTGGACGCCGAACAAGGCGAACGGCTGGCGGCGACCATCCGCCGCCGCTACCAAGCCGCCCTGATCGACGAATTCCAGGACACCGACCCGGTGCAATACCGCATCTTCCGCCGGGTGTACGGCGATGGGGGCCAGCCGGTGTTCTTCGTGGGCGATCCCAAGCAGGCGATTTACGGTTTCCGGGGCGCGGACGTGTTCAGCTACCTGGAAGCGCGGCGGGCCGGCAACATCCGGCGCGGGACGCTGATGCACAACCAGCGCTCCGAACCGGGCTTGATCCGGGCGGTGAACGCCTTGTTCCTGGGCCGGGAGCGCCCGTTCCTGCTGGACGATATCCCCTACCCGGCGGTCGCGCCCGCCCACCGCGCCCGCGATCCGTTGCAGATCGCGGGCGATGGCGGCGAGCCCTTGCGCTTCCTGATGCTGCCCGCCGAGCAGGACGAGGACGGCGCGCCGGTCCCGCTGGGCAAGGGCGCCGCCGCCAGCCTCGCGGCGGAAGGCGCGGCCCACGCCATCGCCCGGCTCTTGCGCGGCGCGGCGGCGGGCCACAACCGCCTGGGCGGACGCCCGCTCGACGGCGGCGATATCGCCGTCCTGGTGGCGACCCACCACCAAGCCCGCCAGGTCGAGGCGGCCCTGCGCCTGTGCGGCGTGCCCAGCGTGCGCCAAGGCCAGGACAATGTGTTCGAGAGCGGCGAAGCCTTGGAATTGGAGCGGGTGCTGCGCGCCATCGCGTCGCCGGGGCGCGAATCCCTGATGAAAGCCGCCCTCGCCACCGAACTGATGGGCTATAGCGCCAACGCCATCCACCGGCTGCAACAGGACGAACCGGGCTGGGAAAAGCTGTTCGAGCGCTTCCAAACCTATCACCAGCTCTGGCTGCGCGAGGGTTTCATGCCCATGTTCCGGCGCTGGTTCGAGGAAGCCGGCGTGACCCGGAACCTCCCCGACTACCGCGATGGCGAACGCCGTTTGACCAACCTCCTGCACCTCGCCGAATTGCTGCAAGTCGAAAGCCGCCGCAAAGCCGGGATCGATACCTTGTTGACCTGGTTTGGCCATACCCTCCGCCAAGCCGCGAAGGCCGACGAAGCCGCCCAACTGCGCCTCGAAAGCGACGCCCAGCGGGTGAAGATCGTCACCGTCCACACCAGCAAGGGCTTGGAATATCCCATCGTGTTCTGTCCCTTCGCCTGGGATGGACGCTTGATGCAGCGCCTCGCCACAGCCATCCTGTTCCACGACGGCTGCGAGCCGGTGCTGGACCTGGGTTCGCCCCAAATCGAAACCCACCGCGCCCAGGCGGTGTTGGAGGAAATGTCGGAGAAGCTCCGGCTGTTGTACGTGGCCCTGACCCGCGCCATCTACCGCTGCTATGTGGTGTGGGGCGATGTGCGGAATGGCCGCGATCCGGGCGAAGGCTTGCATACCACCGCCCTGGGCTGGCTGTTGCACGGCAATCCCGAAATCGACGCCGCCGCCGATCCCGCCGCCGCGCTGGAACAACGGCTGGCGCAAGGCGGCCATCCCCTGATCCTCGGGGATGTGCAAGCGTTCGCGGCCAAGCTGGACGGCGGGGCCAGCGTGGACCCCCTGGATCGCGTCCCATCGAGCTATCGCGCCGCCGACATCGACCCGGCCCCGGAACTCGCGGCCCGTGGCTTTTCGCGCACAGGGCTCTATCCCAGTTGGCGCATGAGCAGCTTCACCGGGCTCGCCACCGGCCGCCACAGCGAAGACCCCGACTACGACCTCTCCGCCGAACCCGACACCGAGGACGAGGAAGCGGCGGGCGATTCCATGTTCGCCTTTCCGCGCGGGGCCAAGGCCGGGACGTGTCTGCACGCCATTTTGGAGGACTGGGACTTCACCCATCCCGACGGCGACAAGCTGGGCGAATTGGTGAAACGCAAGCTCAAGGCCCACGGCCTGGACGAAGCCTGGACCGCCACCGTCCGCAAGAACATCGAAACCCTGCTGGCGACCCCGCTCAACAAGGAAGGCGTGCTATTGGGCGCGATCCCGCCGGAAAAACGGCTGGTGGAAATGGAATTCACCTATACGATCCGGGGCGGCGCGGCGCGGCGCTTCCAACAACTGTTGGAAAACCCGGAACACGGCTGCGACCCGCGCTTCGCCCAGGCGGCGCGGCACCTCGATTTCAAGCATATCGAAGGCTATATGAAGGGCTTCATCGACCTGGTGTTCGAGGCG
- a CDS encoding antitoxin: MYETRVAKLFKNGSSQAVRLPTEFRFEGKEVFIRKEGDKVILSPKPESWDDFFDDPDRVTADFMAEREDLPPQERELF; encoded by the coding sequence ATGTATGAAACGCGGGTCGCCAAGCTTTTTAAGAACGGTTCCAGCCAAGCCGTGCGCCTGCCCACCGAATTCCGCTTCGAGGGCAAGGAAGTGTTCATCCGCAAGGAGGGCGACAAGGTGATCCTGTCGCCCAAACCGGAATCCTGGGACGATTTTTTCGATGATCCCGACCGGGTTACGGCGGATTTCATGGCGGAGCGGGAAGACTTGCCGCCCCAGGAGCGGGAGTTGTTCTGA